The following is a genomic window from Plasmodium gaboni strain SY75 chromosome Unknown, whole genome shotgun sequence.
ATCAGTAGTTGCAAGGGCCTCTGCTGCATCACCAACTAAATTTCCTATACCGCTTGCTGCACCTCCAACTAAGTTTCCTATCCCGCTTGCTGCTCCACCAACTAAGTTTCCTATCCCGCTTGCTGCTCCACCAACAATATTTCCTATACTAGTAGCTGCTTCTCCAACTAAATTTCCTATACCAGTAGCTGTATCACTTATTGTATCACTAACATTAGTTGCTGCATCGGAAACTACATCTGCTAATTTTTCAGTTGCGTCTGGTACTGCTTCCTTTAGTTGTGTTGGTTCTTCGGCTAAGTCAGCAAAAAAATCAAATGCTCGAGCTGCACtacacatttttttaaaatgattaacttaaaatttttttgattttaataaa
Proteins encoded in this region:
- a CDS encoding skeleton-binding protein 1, encoding MCSAARAFDFFADLAEEPTQLKEAVPDATEKLADVVSDAATNVSDTISDTATGIGNLVGEAATSIGNIVGGAASGIGNLVGGAASGIGNLVGGAASGIGNLVGDAAEALATTDLKDIIPQTSESSTDLVPAETSAPVDDYLDDDGFSSFREFLESTPCWKRRMAQEALLNDYQVES